One Pseudomonas syringae CC1557 genomic window, GCCAATCTGCTGGCTGCCGTCACGCGCGTCCTTGATCTCCTGATGCGGTTCAAGGCCCGGCTCGATGGCCTTGCGATAGGCAGCCAGCGCTTCGGGCGGGCCGCTCCACATTTCCCGGTAGGTCACCCGGCTGCCAGGCTGAACCACGCCGGTGGCGGCCAGGTCTTGCAGATTGATCATTACCCGAGGCGTCAGGCTGTAGAAGTTGCCTGCCCGGTCCGGCTCATAGGTCAGTATGCGGGTCAGTTTCAAGGTTTTGGAGCCGACATCAATGTCGTCACCTACCTTGAGGTCGACGGCCGGAAGCAGCCGCGCCTCGGCCCAGGCTTCGCCGGGTTTCGGACCGCTGCCAGCCTGATCGGGCTGGTACAGGTCCGGTGCGCTTTTCAGTTCGCCGCGCAGCGGGTAGACGTCATCCACCGCCTTGATGCTCGACAGCTGGATACCGGCGTCGGTGGCAATCACGCTGGAGAAAACCACGATCTGCGCATGCTTGAGTTGTAGCTGCTTGCCTTCCTCGACTTGCTCGGCACGTGCCGGGCTGGAACCTTCGAGAATCAGATCGGCGCCAAGGAACTCGGTCGCCCGCAGCAGCATCGCGCCGTTCAGGCGCGCACCGAAGTAACCAATTGCAGTGCTGGCGGCCACGGCCACCAGCAAGGCGAAGAACAGAACCCGTAACTCACCGGCGCGAGCATCACGCAGCAATTGGCGGGTCGCAAGGCTCAGCAATCGAGTAAAAGGCAAGCGTGCCATCAAGGCTCCAGCGGGGCGACCAGACGGCCCCCTTCAAGACGGATCAACCGGCGACAGCGATGCGCCAGACGCTCATCGTGAGTCACCAGCACCAGCGTGGTATTGCGTTCCTTGTTCAGTTCGAACAGCAGATCGCTGATGCGCTCTCCGGTATGGCTGTCCAGGTTGCCGGTGGGCTCGTCGGCAAACAGCACGTCCGGGTCGGCCGCAAAGGCGCGGGCAATCGCGACTCGCTGCTGTTCACCGCCGGACAATTGCCGTGGCGTGTGGGTCAGGCGTTGGCCTAGTCCGACACGCTCCAGCAGGTTGCGGGCTTTCTCGCGGGCGTCCTTGCGGCCTTCCAGCTCCATCGGCAGCATGACGTTCTCCAGCGCGTTAAGGCTGTCGAGCAGCTGGAACGACTGAAACACAAAGCCGACATGCTCGGCGCGCACTCTGGCGCGCTGGTCTTCGTCCAGCGCGCTGAGGTTGCGGCCTGACAGGATCACTGAGCCTGAACTGGGCAGGTCCAGACCGGCAAGCAGGCCGAGCAGCGTGGATTTGCCCGAACCCGAGGCACCGACGATGGCCAGTGTGTCGCCCTTGTTTAGTTCCAGGGAGAGTTCGTGCAGGATAGTCAGGTCACCTTCGGTGCTGGGGACCACTTTACTGAGGCTTTGGGCACTGAGAATACTTTCACTCATGGAGAATCCGATGCGTGCGTGGTTTTTAAGTGCTGGCCTGGGATTGTTGCTGCTGTCACAGGGCGCAATGGCGGGCACGGTGCTGATCGTTGGCGATAGTATCAGTGCGGCTTTCGGCCTGGATACCCGCGTGGGGTGGGTTAGTCTGCTGGAACAGCGCTTGGCGAAGGAGGGATACGACGACAAGGTGGTCAATGCCTCCATCAGTGGCGACACCAGCGCCGGGGGCCTGGCGCGTCTGCCTGCGCTGCTTGCAGAGCATAAGCCTGAGCTGGTTATTCTCGAACTGGGCGGCAACGACGGGTTGCGCGGCCAGCAGCCTGCTCAATTGCAACAAAACCTTTCATCGATGATCGAAAGCTCAAAGGCGGCCGGCGCGAAGGTGCTGCTGCTGGGGATGCAGATACCGCCCAACTACGGGCCGCGTTATACCAATGCGTTCAAGGAGGTCTACAGCCACCTTGCCGAAGAGAAAAAGGTCCCGTTCGTGCCGTTCTTTCTGGAAGGCGTCGGCGGGGTACCCGAGCTGATGCAGGCTGATGGCCTGCATCCTGCGGCCGCCGCGCAGGGGAAGTTGCTGGAAAATGTCTGGCCGAGCCTGAAACCGCTGCTTTGAGGCTTTCCAGTACGGGGGCTTTCGGCTAATGTGGCGCCCCCGATCTGGAGCCCCCCATGCCGCGTCCCGCCTGGTCCCTGTATGCCTATCAAATGCTTGAGCCTCATGAACAGCTGGATCTGTTCGCCTGTCAGGAAGTGCGGGTGCATCTGATTGCGCGTCAGCTGGAACTGGGCGGCTCCATCGACCGGACGTTATGCGGCACGCTGTTACCGGCCCAGCCGCAAATGTCCGCAGTCGAGCTGCAGGCCATGCGCGACGAGCGTCTGTGTCCTCTGTGCAAGGCCATCATGGATGCGCAGCGCAGAGGGATGAACCCGATCTGGCCTGAACTCTAGCTGTCATCACCGCTTACCGGCTCGCCGCGGATATCCGATCTCGCGAGTGCAGGTGTACACTCAGTGCTTATCTCTGTCGCCGTTACCCGAAGGATCTTTCCGGATGTTGTCGCGCATTCCAGCCGTTACCCGCTGTCTGTCACTTGCTGCTCTCTGCGCGGCGAGCTCTGTCCATGCACTGGAGTTTCCGTTGCCGCCACCCGGCGAGGATATCGTGGGTGAAGTTCAGGTGATCAAGGCCAGGTATGAAGACACCTTTGCCGATCTTGGCACTAAATATGATCTGGGCTATCTGGAAATGATTGCCGCCAACCCGGGTGTCGATCCCTGGTTGCCGGGCGCAGGCAAGGACATCGTGCTGCCGACCCGTTTCATCCTGCCGCCCGGTCCGCGCGAAGGCATCGTCATCAATCTGGCCGAGTACCGCATGTATTACTACCCCAAGGGGCAGAATGTGGTGCACACCTACCCGCTGGGTGTGGGTCGTGAAGGCTGGGGCTCGCCCATCGGTGTGACCAAGGTGACCGCCAAGACGCCAAACCCGACCTGGACGCCACCGGCTTCGATCAAGGCCGAACACGCCGCTGATGGCGATCCGCTGCCCGACGTCGTGCCCGCCGGCCCGGACAACCCGCTGGGGCCTTTCAAATTCGGCCTTGGCCTGTCTGGCTACCTGATCCACGGCTCGAACAAGAAATTCGGCATTGGCATGCGCACTAGCCACGGCTGCTTCCGTATGTACAACGACAACGTGCTGGAACTGGCCGATATGGTCCCGGTTGGTACGACAGTGCGCATCATCAGCGAACCCTACAAATTCGGCCTCAGCGGCGGCAAGGTCTACCTTGAGGCCCACACGCCCGTCGATGATCTGGGTAACCCGTCCGTGGTCGACAAACACACCGCTGTCATCAACGCCCTGCTCAAGCGTGACGATCTGGCCAACAACCTGCGCATGAACTGGGACCGTGTACGTGATGTGGTCGCTGCCGAAGACGGCATGCCGGTGGAGATTGCAGAACCCGGTGCTGCGCCTGCGAGTGCTGAAGAACCGGTGATTTTTCAGTAGGGCGTCGCCAGCAGTCCAAAGTGGTCTTGCTTCAATGTCCTGCGTCACAAGTCTTCACTGCGGCACGACGTCATGCTGCGCTTGCGGGAGGCTGCCATACGTGCTTTTCGATCACGGTGGCACTGACGACGCAGAGTGCGACCCCCGGATCAGTGTCAGGGCGAAGGAACCCGACGAAGTCGGGCCGGAAACGGAGCCGGGACTTTGCCTACTTTGGTCCCTCAAAGTAGGGCGCCGTAAAGGCGCAAAGGTGACATGAGCCGAACACCAATCCACCTGACGTCGCAGAACCGCCGTGTGACGCAGAGCGTCACGAAAGGTATTACCACGGAGCGTGAGAACGAGAATCACGCTGGAGCGTGCGAAACGAGAGGCGCTCGAGAGTCGGTCAGCATTCAATGCTGCAAAAAACACGCAAAAAAAAGCCGACCCGTTGCCGGATCGGCTTTCAATAACCCCGGAGGATTATTACTTGCGGCTGGCTTTGTCCAACATGCGCAGAGCGCGCTCGTTGGCTTCGTCAGCAGTTTGCTGAGCTTTTTGAGCAGCAGCCAGAGCTTCGTCAGCCTTGCGATAGGCTTCGTCGGCACGTGCTTGCGAACGAGCTGCTGCGTCTTCGGTAGCTGTCAGACGAGCTTCGGTTTCTTTGGATACGCTGCTGCAACCGGTAGCCAGAACTGCGGCCAGAGCCAGAGCAGAGAATTTCAGAACGTTGTTCATCGTGTTCACCTTCAAGGAATTTTGTTCAAATTAGTCATCTCTCGAAAATGAGAAAACGACCGGCGTACATAGTACCCATTGTTTGTAGTAAGTAAACGGACCCAGCGCAAGAAGCTGCTAAAATTCCCGACTTTGAAAGTGTTCCGCGTTACTTCTCAAGCGTTCTGTACAAAAACTATCCACTTTTACTGGGCCCCTGTTCACTCCGGGCGTTCCGCCACCTCGCTCTAACGTGTCAAGTGACGTCACTGTGTTCGACTTTTGGTCGGCAGGCGGACATTTTCATGCGTTTTTATCTTCACTGTGCTTGAGCATCTTCAGCAATGGTGCCTACTATCCAAGCGTGCTGTTTGTCGAGATCGGCAATGCTCTTTCCGGTGTGATAAACAGGTACTGGGTGGCGTAGATGTTCCTTCGCCGGAAAAAGATCGGTAAGGTAGGGGTCAAATTCCAAGACCCGCTAGGAGTAGCAATGAGCGAGGCGTTGTCCATCCACCATGATGAAGCCGGCCACCATTTTGAAATTATTATCGATGGCCATCGTGCCTACCTGACGTACATGGATCTCGGCAAGCAGACCCTGGACTTCTACCGAACGTTTGTACCTGACGCCTTGCGGGGTCGTGGAATTGCCGCCGCCCTGACCAAGGAGGCGCTCGATTATGCCGACACCATGGGCTATTCCGTCATCCCGTCGTGTTCTTATGTCGAGCGCTACATGGAGCTTCATGACTTGCAGTCCCAGGCTGCCAAGCTTTGATTGATCAGTTTCGACGACTGATCGCTCGATAAAAACCGCCAGCATGAAAAACGCCGAGCATATGCTCGGCGTTTTCGTTATTGCACGTTGATCAGTCGGGCAACTATTTGCGCTTGCGCGCCGGCAGTACACCCTTGAGTTTCGCGTGCATGCTGCGCAGGGTCTTTTCCGTGCTTTCCCAGTCGATGCAGGCGTCGGTAATCGACACCCCGTACTGCAATTCCGACAAGTCCTTCGGAATGGCCTGACAACCCCAGTTCAGATGGCTCTCGACCATCAAGCCGATGATCGATTCGTTGCCTTCCAGAATCTGGTTGGCGACGTTTTCCATCACCAGCGGTTGCAGGGCCGGGTCCTTATTGGAGTTGGCGTGGCTGCAATCGACCATGATGTTCGGGCGAATGCCTGATTTGTTCAGGGCCTGCTCGCAGAGGGCAACGCTGACCGAGTCGTAGTTGGGCTTGCCATTGCCGCCGCGCAATACCACGTGGCCGTAGGCATTGCCTTTGGTGGTCACGATCGATACGCCGCCTTCCTGGTTGATACCCAGGAAACGATGGGGGCTGGAAACCGACTGCAAGGCATTGATCGCAACCGTCAGGCCGCCATCGGTGCCGTTCTTGAAGCCGACCGCCGAAGACAGACCGGATGCCATCTCGCGGTGGGTCTGGGATTCGGTGGTGCGTGCGCCGATGGCCGACCAACTGATCAGGTCTTGCAGGTACTGCGGCGAAATCGGGTCCAGGGCTTCGGTGGCAGTGGGCAGGCCCATTTCCGCCAGATCCAGCAGCAATTGACGACCGATGTGCAGGCCATCCTGGATCTTGAACGAGTCATCCAGATACGGATCGTTGATCAGGCCTTTCCAGCCAACCGTGGTCCGTGGCTTTTCGAAATAGACGCGCATGACCAGATAAAGGGTGTCGGACACTTCAGCCGCCAGCGTTTTAAGACGCTCGGCGTATTCCTTGGCTGCCTTGAGATCATGGATCGAGCAGGGACCGATCACAATGAACAGGCGGTGATCGTTGCCATCAAGAATGTTGCGGATCACTTCGCGGCCCTGGCTGACGGTGCGCAGGGCAGCATCGGTCAGCGGGATGTCGCGCTTGAGCTGATCCGGCGTGATCAGGGTCTCGTTGGAAGCAACGTTGAGGTCGTTAATCGGTAAATCAGCCATCGTGTTACTCATCAGGTCGCGGGTACTGGCCGCCTACGGTCCCCCGTGCGGCGGTGCCCAGCAGGTTTGAGCGCAGCGGGGAGCCGAACCTTAGCGCGTTATCGCGCTGTTCGACAATAAGTAAACGAGCTGTCGGCTGTCGTACGCATCTGTATTTGCAACACCATGCGCTGCGACGGATAGTGTATGCCGTTCCCTGAAACACACAGACAGCCGAGAGAGACGTTATGAGTGTCCATCCAGAGCAGCCGCGAATCGGCATCATCGGCACCGGAGCCATTGGCGGTTTTTATGGCCTGATGCTGGCGCGAGCCGGTTTCGACGTGCATTTCCTGCTACGCAGTGAGTTCGATGCAGTGGTGAGCAACGGGTTGCAGGTCAGCAGTGCAGTGCACGGCGATCTGCACCTCAAGCCCGTAAAGGCCTATTCTTCAGCCGCCGATATGCCAGCGTGCGACTGGTTGCTGGTGGGCACTAAAAGCACCGGCAATGCGGCGTTGGGGCCGATCATCAGACAAGCGGCCGCGCCGGGTGCCAAGGTGCTGCTGTTGCAGAACGGGCTGGCGGTAGAGGATGAGTTGCGCGCAGTGCTGCCCGACAGCCTGCATATATTGGGCGGACTGTGCTTTATCTGTGTCCACCGGATCGCTCCCGGCAAGGTTGTGCACCAGGCGTTTGGCGCGGTCAGCGTGGGTTACCACAGCGGTCCTGCTGCCGACGATGCAGAACGTCTGGCCATTACCGACACCTGTGCGCAGCTGTTCCGCGCCTCTGACGTCGAAGCGCATGTGATGGAGAATCTGCA contains:
- a CDS encoding ABC transporter ATP-binding protein is translated as MSESILSAQSLSKVVPSTEGDLTILHELSLELNKGDTLAIVGASGSGKSTLLGLLAGLDLPSSGSVILSGRNLSALDEDQRARVRAEHVGFVFQSFQLLDSLNALENVMLPMELEGRKDAREKARNLLERVGLGQRLTHTPRQLSGGEQQRVAIARAFAADPDVLFADEPTGNLDSHTGERISDLLFELNKERNTTLVLVTHDERLAHRCRRLIRLEGGRLVAPLEP
- a CDS encoding arylesterase codes for the protein MRAWFLSAGLGLLLLSQGAMAGTVLIVGDSISAAFGLDTRVGWVSLLEQRLAKEGYDDKVVNASISGDTSAGGLARLPALLAEHKPELVILELGGNDGLRGQQPAQLQQNLSSMIESSKAAGAKVLLLGMQIPPNYGPRYTNAFKEVYSHLAEEKKVPFVPFFLEGVGGVPELMQADGLHPAAAAQGKLLENVWPSLKPLL
- a CDS encoding L,D-transpeptidase family protein; this encodes MLSRIPAVTRCLSLAALCAASSVHALEFPLPPPGEDIVGEVQVIKARYEDTFADLGTKYDLGYLEMIAANPGVDPWLPGAGKDIVLPTRFILPPGPREGIVINLAEYRMYYYPKGQNVVHTYPLGVGREGWGSPIGVTKVTAKTPNPTWTPPASIKAEHAADGDPLPDVVPAGPDNPLGPFKFGLGLSGYLIHGSNKKFGIGMRTSHGCFRMYNDNVLELADMVPVGTTVRIISEPYKFGLSGGKVYLEAHTPVDDLGNPSVVDKHTAVINALLKRDDLANNLRMNWDRVRDVVAAEDGMPVEIAEPGAAPASAEEPVIFQ
- the oprI gene encoding outer membrane lipoprotei OprI, giving the protein MNNVLKFSALALAAVLATGCSSVSKETEARLTATEDAAARSQARADEAYRKADEALAAAQKAQQTADEANERALRMLDKASRK
- a CDS encoding GNAT family N-acetyltransferase; its protein translation is MSEALSIHHDEAGHHFEIIIDGHRAYLTYMDLGKQTLDFYRTFVPDALRGRGIAAALTKEALDYADTMGYSVIPSCSYVERYMELHDLQSQAAKL
- a CDS encoding 3-deoxy-7-phosphoheptulonate synthase, giving the protein MADLPINDLNVASNETLITPDQLKRDIPLTDAALRTVSQGREVIRNILDGNDHRLFIVIGPCSIHDLKAAKEYAERLKTLAAEVSDTLYLVMRVYFEKPRTTVGWKGLINDPYLDDSFKIQDGLHIGRQLLLDLAEMGLPTATEALDPISPQYLQDLISWSAIGARTTESQTHREMASGLSSAVGFKNGTDGGLTVAINALQSVSSPHRFLGINQEGGVSIVTTKGNAYGHVVLRGGNGKPNYDSVSVALCEQALNKSGIRPNIMVDCSHANSNKDPALQPLVMENVANQILEGNESIIGLMVESHLNWGCQAIPKDLSELQYGVSITDACIDWESTEKTLRSMHAKLKGVLPARKRK
- a CDS encoding putative 2-dehydropantoate 2-reductase, with the translated sequence MSVHPEQPRIGIIGTGAIGGFYGLMLARAGFDVHFLLRSEFDAVVSNGLQVSSAVHGDLHLKPVKAYSSAADMPACDWLLVGTKSTGNAALGPIIRQAAAPGAKVLLLQNGLAVEDELRAVLPDSLHILGGLCFICVHRIAPGKVVHQAFGAVSVGYHSGPAADDAERLAITDTCAQLFRASDVEAHVMENLQQARWRKLVWNVPYNGLAALLQAGTRALMADPDSRVLIKALMDEVVQGAEACGHDLPAGFAEQLFSVTESMPDYKPSMYHDLAGHRPLELEAIYARPLAAALAAGFDMVRVRTLYQALGFIDRSSR